The Candidatus Woesearchaeota archaeon sequence AGTTCATCCGGAATTCTCCAACCATCATCTCTAACAACTAATCCCATCGGGTCACCTCTTCTCATTCTCACGTGACCCATTCCCTAATATCTATTCAATGAGAAAGCTACTATTTATTCCTTTCGGGATAGGCTCTAAGAATGTTGTTCGTGCGACACCCATATATTTTCTGCCGTACATGGATTTCTCCTGCCAGACCCCGTACGCTTCCAGTATTTTCTTTTCAGTGTCGCTGAGGAGGGTAATATCTAATTTGTGTTTTTCAATAAATTTGCAGTGGCTTTTGTTGTCATCAGGACTTACTCCGATAACAACTGCGTTTAGTTCTTTGAATTGTTTGTTTGCTTTGGTGAAATCAATCGCTTCGACTGTGCAGCCAGGAGTGTCGTCTTTTGGATAGAAATACAAGACAACCCATTTTCCTTTGAAATCTTTCAAAGACGTTTGTTTGTTGTTTTGGTCTGGTAATTTGAACTCTGGCGCTTTTGTGTTTATTGTTGGATAACTCATGTGCTTGTTTTCTCTCTTCTTTGTTAAATAGTTTGTGCTTTTCGAACAGCAAACCATATAAACAAATCCCTCTTTTTTCCTTTCATGAAACAATATCCAAACATCATGAATCCAGAAGATAAAGAAAAATGGATCAAAGCAGGGAAAATCGCTTCTGATGTTCGTGAATGGTCAAAATCCTTGATTAAACCAGGAGCAAAATTGCTTGATATTGCAAACGCTATTGAAGATAAGATTCGAGAAAAAGGAGCATTCCCCGCGTTTCCTGTGAATCTTTCTTTGAACGAAATCGCCGCGCATTACACTCCTGTTCTGAATGATTCCATTGTTCTTTCCGATCAAATTATTAAAGTTGATATTGGTGTTTGCTATGAAGGAGCAATTGGAGATACCGCGTATACCATTGACTTGTCTGGTAAACGAACAAAATTAGTCGAAGCATCGCAGCAAGCACTCGCAAACGCTATGAAGATTCTGAAAATTGGTTTGCCTGTCGCAGAAATTGGTCGCGTGGTTGAAGAAACCATTACGTCGCATGGATTTCAGCCTATCCGAAACTTATCTGGACATGGCATTGCGCTCTATCAAATTCACACAGGACCTTCTATTCCAAACTATGACACCAAAGAGAAAGTTGTTTTGGGAAAAGGAATGATCATTGCAATTGAACCATTCGCATCAACTGGTGAAGGAAGAATTAAAGATGCTGGTGAGACTGTGATTTTTGAAGAGGTTTCTCATCGGCCTGTGCGCAGTCCAATCGCACGACAAATGATGCAGGATATTGAGAAATTTCAGCACGTTCCTTTCGCACGACGATGGCTCGATGAAAAACATGGCGTGAATAAGGTTTCGTTGGCTTTGGCGCAATTAAAAATGAACGGCAATGTGCAAGGACACGCGCCACTTGTTGAAGTTTCCAAAGGCATGGTCAGTCAGGCAGAACATACATTCTTGATTGATGATGTGGTTGTTTGTTTGACGAAGTAGAATTCTATCGAAAACTTTAAATATATGACTTACTAAGTCATATATGCTCAAACTATGCTAAAAATTAAAGTTGTTACCTCAATAAGCAAGTACAATAAAGAAATAAACAAAAAAATAGAAGCAGGCACTTTAGATGATGCTGAAAAAGGATTAGTGATGACTCCAGAAACATTTAACAAAGTGTTTAGTCCTGAAAGAATTAAACTCATCCAAAGAATTTATAGAAATAACATTAAAAGTATTTATCAGCTTGCGCAAGAACTGGATAAACCATACGAAGTAGTCTTTAGAAACATTCAGTATCTTGCAGGAATTGGAATCATTGAAGTCAAGAAAAAAGATAATAAAGATGTTCCTCATCTTGTTTCTAAACTATCAATAGACATGTTTACTGGTGAAGAACTTGAAGCGTAAGGTCTATTCATGCGAAAACATTTATATATTAGTTATACTTATAGTCTAATTATGTCACAGTTCAAAGCAACAGCAAAAGAGTGGGGAAATTCTATTGGGATTGTTCTTCCTAAAGAGATTGTCATGAGAGAACACATCTCCGCTAATGAAGAGATTACTTTAGAAGTAAAGCCAAAAAATATTCTTAGGGAAACCTTTGGAACACTAAAAGAATGGAAAATTGATTCTCAAAAAGTAAAGGATGAGTTGAGAAAAGAATGGTTCTAAAGTATTTTTTAGATACTTACGCATTTCTTGAGATCATTAAGGGAAATAAAAATTACGAGAAATATGCTGACGTTGAAGGCTATACAACCCTTCTTCAACTCTATGAACTTTATTTTCATCTTCTCAGATCATTTGGCTCTGCTGTTGCAGATACATATTTTCAGAAATATCTTCCTTTGAAAATTGACATTA is a genomic window containing:
- a CDS encoding peroxiredoxin — translated: MSYPTINTKAPEFKLPDQNNKQTSLKDFKGKWVVLYFYPKDDTPGCTVEAIDFTKANKQFKELNAVVIGVSPDDNKSHCKFIEKHKLDITLLSDTEKKILEAYGVWQEKSMYGRKYMGVARTTFLEPIPKGINSSFLIE
- a CDS encoding type II methionyl aminopeptidase — translated: MKQYPNIMNPEDKEKWIKAGKIASDVREWSKSLIKPGAKLLDIANAIEDKIREKGAFPAFPVNLSLNEIAAHYTPVLNDSIVLSDQIIKVDIGVCYEGAIGDTAYTIDLSGKRTKLVEASQQALANAMKILKIGLPVAEIGRVVEETITSHGFQPIRNLSGHGIALYQIHTGPSIPNYDTKEKVVLGKGMIIAIEPFASTGEGRIKDAGETVIFEEVSHRPVRSPIARQMMQDIEKFQHVPFARRWLDEKHGVNKVSLALAQLKMNGNVQGHAPLVEVSKGMVSQAEHTFLIDDVVVCLTK
- a CDS encoding AbrB/MazE/SpoVT family DNA-binding domain-containing protein — its product is MSQFKATAKEWGNSIGIVLPKEIVMREHISANEEITLEVKPKNILRETFGTLKEWKIDSQKVKDELRKEWF
- a CDS encoding PIN domain-containing protein, which gives rise to MVLKYFLDTYAFLEIIKGNKNYEKYADVEGYTTLLQLYELYFHLLRSFGSAVADTYFQKYLPLKIDIKDQDIVLAAKFRLKYVKQNISYADALGYVMAQERGLLFLTGDKEFHSFGGVAFVK